A genomic window from Acidimicrobiales bacterium includes:
- a CDS encoding arylsulfatase, with product MTSEPVFEGVIGRTWRESTPWWPQQSVAPMGAPNVVMIVLDDVGYAQLGCYGSDIDTPVIDSLAAEGVQLANFHTTALCSPTRACLLTGRNHHSSGMGRIAELATGFPGYWGRIPRSNGLLSEILATAGYVPVAVGKWHLTPDSETHQAAPRDTWPCGRGFQRWYGFHGGETHQYVPALFQDNHSVVPPQSPLDGYHLSTDLADRAIRYVGEVRSAAPDSPFFLYLATGACHSPHHAPPEWIDRYSGRFDGGWDEWRAKAFERQVELGLFPPGTRMSQRPPWVPAWDALAAEDRRVAARFMECFAGFLSHADAQIGRVFDFIRSMGEWERTIVVLVSDNGASAEGGVLGSINDVRTWNAAPAGPEELRDRIGELGGPSAHNNYPWGWTMAGNTPFRRWKREVHQGGVADPCLFSWPGRIPGGGGVRRHFAHAIDLVPTVLDLIGLEGPRVIGGVDQSPIEGVSLVPALIDPAADEVHSTQYFEMLGSRAIYHEGWKAVTFHPFVDLYGDGRDPDASFDDDTWELYHVETDPAEVTDLADSEPERLEQMVKLWWEEAEKYKVLPLDNRLLDALVDPRHQPPERSRQVFWPGGSIVPEVQVVSVRNRSHAIKARLAVPAGGADGVIVAMGTVLGGWSLHVLGGRLRYVNNFLGAERHVVEATAALQEGEHEVGLSYEPLKAGEPGSGSFHQAGRCRLVVDGSVVAEGTIAKTAFSRYNITGGGLTCGWEQGPAVGEGYDAPFPYAGQLHHVEISVDGEARRDPEAEFEAIMSEQ from the coding sequence ATGACCAGCGAACCTGTATTCGAAGGCGTGATCGGCCGGACGTGGCGGGAGTCGACGCCCTGGTGGCCGCAGCAGTCCGTCGCTCCGATGGGCGCGCCGAACGTTGTGATGATCGTGCTCGACGACGTTGGTTACGCGCAGCTCGGGTGTTACGGCTCCGACATCGACACGCCGGTGATCGACTCGCTGGCAGCAGAGGGTGTGCAGCTGGCGAACTTCCACACCACAGCGCTGTGCTCGCCGACGCGCGCCTGCCTGCTCACAGGACGCAACCATCATTCGAGCGGGATGGGCCGGATCGCGGAGCTGGCTACAGGTTTCCCCGGCTACTGGGGCAGGATCCCGCGGTCAAACGGCCTGCTTTCGGAGATACTCGCGACGGCGGGGTACGTCCCCGTAGCCGTCGGGAAATGGCATCTCACACCGGACAGCGAGACGCATCAGGCCGCCCCCCGCGACACCTGGCCCTGTGGCCGGGGATTCCAGCGGTGGTACGGGTTTCACGGCGGGGAGACGCACCAGTACGTGCCGGCGCTGTTCCAGGACAACCACTCCGTCGTGCCGCCCCAGAGCCCCCTCGACGGCTACCACCTGAGCACAGACCTCGCCGATCGCGCCATCCGTTATGTCGGCGAGGTGCGCTCGGCGGCACCCGACTCTCCGTTCTTCCTCTACCTTGCGACCGGGGCGTGCCACTCGCCCCACCATGCACCTCCCGAATGGATCGATCGGTACTCCGGGCGGTTCGACGGTGGCTGGGACGAGTGGCGGGCCAAGGCTTTCGAGCGGCAGGTCGAGCTCGGGCTTTTTCCTCCTGGCACGCGCATGTCGCAAAGACCGCCGTGGGTGCCGGCGTGGGACGCCCTCGCGGCCGAGGACCGAAGGGTCGCCGCGCGCTTCATGGAGTGCTTCGCCGGCTTCCTCTCTCACGCCGACGCGCAGATAGGGCGCGTGTTCGACTTCATCCGCTCGATGGGGGAATGGGAGCGGACCATCGTCGTGCTGGTCTCCGACAACGGTGCGAGCGCGGAAGGCGGGGTTCTCGGGTCGATCAACGACGTCCGCACCTGGAACGCCGCCCCCGCCGGCCCGGAGGAGCTTCGCGACAGGATCGGTGAGCTCGGCGGACCGAGCGCCCACAACAACTACCCCTGGGGTTGGACCATGGCCGGCAACACCCCCTTTCGCCGCTGGAAGCGGGAGGTGCACCAAGGTGGGGTCGCCGACCCCTGCTTGTTCTCGTGGCCGGGGCGGATACCCGGCGGGGGAGGTGTCCGGCGCCATTTCGCACACGCCATCGACTTGGTCCCGACGGTGCTCGATCTGATCGGGCTCGAGGGGCCGCGTGTCATCGGCGGTGTCGACCAGTCGCCGATCGAAGGCGTGAGCCTCGTGCCAGCGTTGATCGACCCGGCGGCGGACGAGGTGCACTCCACGCAGTACTTCGAGATGCTCGGCAGCCGCGCGATTTACCACGAGGGATGGAAGGCCGTCACGTTCCACCCGTTCGTCGACCTCTACGGAGACGGCCGTGATCCCGACGCGTCCTTCGACGACGACACGTGGGAGCTCTACCACGTCGAGACGGATCCGGCCGAGGTGACCGACCTGGCCGATTCGGAACCCGAGCGGCTCGAACAGATGGTGAAGCTGTGGTGGGAGGAAGCAGAGAAGTACAAGGTCCTGCCGCTCGACAACCGTCTCCTGGATGCCCTCGTGGACCCGCGCCACCAGCCCCCCGAACGTTCGCGCCAGGTGTTCTGGCCGGGCGGCTCGATCGTCCCCGAGGTGCAAGTGGTGAGCGTCCGGAACCGGTCGCATGCGATCAAGGCACGATTGGCCGTGCCCGCCGGTGGCGCTGACGGTGTGATCGTGGCCATGGGAACCGTTCTGGGTGGGTGGAGCCTGCACGTGCTGGGCGGACGCCTGCGATACGTCAACAACTTCCTCGGAGCGGAGCGGCACGTGGTCGAAGCAACGGCAGCACTGCAAGAGGGAGAGCATGAGGTCGGCCTTTCGTATGAGCCCCTGAAAGCAGGCGAGCCGGGCTCCGGCAGCTTTCATCAGGCGGGGAGGTGCCGGCTTGTCGTCGACGGATCCGTCGTGGCGGAGGGCACGATCGCCAAGACGGCGTTCTCCAGGTACAACATCACCGGAGGCGGTCTCACGTGCGGTTGGGAGCAGGGTCCTGCGGTCGGTGAGGGCTACGACGCACCCTTCCCCTATGCCGGGCAATTGCATCACGTCGAGATCTCCGTCGACGGGGAGGCGCGGCGAGACCCCGAGGCGGAATTCGAGGCGATTATGTCGGAGCAATAG
- a CDS encoding amino acid permease, whose protein sequence is MTASDGIEGRPLPNGSRRVGGPNIRIPEESRAYRLKRLLLGPPLISDRLKDQRLGKPTALAVLSSDVMSSSAYATEEILRILIPVGGLAAFGLVTPITLLILGVLAVVTICYRDVVKSYPKAGGSYVVSRDNFGPNVAQIAGAALLISYTITVAVSVAAGTDAIVSAIPSLGSVTVPLSVAFVVLIAYGNLRGLREAGRVFAVPTYFFVANMAVLILAGLAKAATGGLGHTTVKAGQMTLGHEGGGLLLGVSLFYAAKAFANGGSAMTGTEAISNGVSVFRDPQPRNARTTLVVMSSILGSMFLGVSALAALAHVRPFDSGTPTVVSEIGRLVYGGGALGSVMYASLQTATALILILAANTSFTGFPFLVSFVAEDSFLPRPLTVRGHRLVFSNGIIVLAVASIALLFATRARVASLIPMYAIGVFTGFTMAGAGMTKHHFTHREDGWRRSVAVSGVAAVVCSAVVLIFAITEFTSGAWVVVVVMPVLIYGLMKTNAQYRVEDAVLGEGAALEACEAPVLRRHKVIVLVDRIDLATARAIQYARSLTPDELYAVHFNVDDTRAQAVMRRWRDLGLSSLPLDVVEVADRRLGRAATELAAQAAADGQTEVTVLIPTRSYRRSLAFLLHGKNADRLVEALGRIPHVNATLVPFNVSELAESRRAITSKDLRLDAGMSQATEATTLRPALEVPGALPITSVRHRQPARVAGRVKAVRIQPWSGVPTLECTLADGSGGELLVVFLGRRDVPGIRTGTELVVEGTIGERRGMPAIINPDYELLAVPETPASPMS, encoded by the coding sequence ATGACAGCATCCGACGGGATCGAGGGCCGCCCGCTACCGAACGGGAGCCGGCGGGTCGGGGGCCCCAACATCCGGATCCCTGAGGAGTCGCGTGCGTACCGGCTCAAGCGACTCCTGCTCGGACCGCCGCTGATCAGCGACCGGCTGAAGGATCAGCGCCTGGGCAAGCCAACGGCGCTGGCCGTGCTCTCGTCGGATGTCATGTCCTCCTCCGCGTACGCCACCGAGGAGATCCTCCGCATCCTCATCCCTGTCGGAGGGCTGGCCGCGTTCGGGCTCGTGACACCGATCACGCTCCTCATCCTCGGAGTCCTCGCGGTGGTGACCATCTGCTACCGCGACGTTGTCAAGTCGTATCCCAAGGCCGGCGGGTCCTACGTAGTCAGCCGCGACAACTTCGGTCCGAACGTCGCGCAGATCGCCGGCGCGGCGCTGTTGATCAGCTACACCATCACCGTTGCCGTCTCGGTGGCGGCCGGCACCGACGCGATCGTCTCCGCGATACCCAGCCTCGGCAGCGTCACCGTTCCGCTGTCGGTCGCGTTCGTCGTGCTGATCGCCTACGGCAACCTGAGAGGGCTACGCGAGGCGGGCCGGGTGTTCGCCGTACCGACCTATTTCTTTGTCGCCAACATGGCAGTGCTGATCCTCGCCGGGTTGGCCAAGGCAGCCACCGGAGGCCTCGGCCACACAACCGTCAAGGCCGGGCAGATGACCCTCGGCCACGAAGGTGGCGGCCTACTCCTCGGGGTGTCGCTCTTCTACGCGGCGAAGGCGTTCGCGAACGGCGGCTCGGCCATGACCGGCACCGAGGCGATTTCCAACGGCGTGAGCGTCTTTCGCGACCCCCAACCGAGGAATGCGCGGACCACGTTGGTCGTGATGAGCTCGATCCTCGGATCGATGTTCCTTGGCGTCTCGGCGCTTGCCGCGCTCGCGCACGTCAGGCCGTTCGATTCCGGCACCCCGACGGTCGTGTCGGAGATCGGTCGACTCGTATACGGCGGCGGCGCGCTCGGATCTGTTATGTACGCGTCGCTCCAAACGGCAACCGCGCTGATCCTCATCCTCGCGGCGAACACGAGCTTCACCGGCTTTCCGTTCCTCGTCAGCTTCGTCGCAGAGGACTCGTTCCTCCCCCGGCCGTTGACGGTCAGGGGTCACAGGCTGGTGTTCTCCAACGGCATCATTGTCTTGGCGGTGGCCTCCATCGCCCTGCTCTTCGCCACACGCGCCCGCGTCGCGTCGCTCATCCCGATGTACGCCATCGGCGTGTTCACGGGCTTCACCATGGCTGGGGCAGGCATGACCAAGCACCACTTCACCCACAGGGAAGATGGATGGCGGCGCAGTGTCGCGGTCAGCGGCGTCGCCGCCGTGGTTTGCAGCGCAGTCGTGCTGATCTTCGCCATCACCGAGTTCACCAGCGGCGCGTGGGTCGTGGTGGTGGTCATGCCGGTACTCATCTACGGGCTCATGAAGACCAACGCGCAGTACCGCGTCGAGGACGCCGTCCTAGGCGAGGGCGCGGCGCTCGAGGCGTGCGAAGCGCCCGTACTGCGCCGCCACAAGGTCATCGTCCTCGTCGACAGGATCGACCTGGCTACGGCGCGCGCTATCCAGTACGCGAGAAGCCTCACGCCGGACGAGCTCTACGCCGTGCATTTCAACGTCGACGACACCAGGGCGCAAGCGGTCATGAGGCGCTGGCGGGACCTGGGACTGTCGAGCCTCCCGCTGGACGTCGTAGAGGTGGCCGACAGGCGGCTCGGCCGGGCCGCGACCGAGCTCGCGGCGCAGGCGGCGGCAGACGGCCAGACTGAGGTCACTGTGCTCATACCGACGCGCAGCTACCGCCGCAGCCTGGCGTTCCTGCTGCACGGCAAGAACGCCGATCGGCTCGTAGAGGCCCTGGGCAGGATCCCGCACGTCAACGCGACGCTGGTCCCGTTCAACGTCTCGGAGTTGGCGGAGAGCAGGCGGGCGATCACCTCAAAGGATCTGCGGCTGGACGCCGGCATGTCGCAGGCAACTGAAGCCACGACGCTGCGACCCGCATTGGAGGTGCCCGGCGCCCTGCCGATCACAAGCGTCCGTCACCGCCAGCCCGCACGGGTTGCCGGCCGGGTCAAGGCGGTGCGGATCCAGCCGTGGTCCGGGGTGCCGACCCTGGAGTGCACGCTGGCGGACGGCAGCGGTGGAGAGCTGCTCGTGGTGTTTCTCGGCCGACGCGATGTCCCGGGCATCCGGACCGGCACCGAGCTGGTGGTCGAGGGAACGATCGGCGAACGCCGGGGGATGCCTGCAATCATCAACCCCGATTACGAACTCCTGGCAGTGCCGGAGACCCCGGCCAGCCCGATGTCCTGA
- a CDS encoding MFS transporter, whose translation MTTAPITIGDVHGGWRRLWHRELEAYPGTWPRIGNLAIVVVTTIVLYYEAYAGAGVGPLIIGGLHMSFTFYLYISVVSAAFGAFTSLIGGLSDRIGRANIIVAGSVVVALIVLVGVPNVTTKWSYAVLLVAVGFVEGIILVATPALVRDFSPQVGRAQAMGFWTLGPVAGSLIVAIVATNTLPHLHTWQSQFRIAGWVGLGFSFIALLFLRELSPVIRDQLMVTARDKVLVEARARGMTDEDIAQALSHPWRQMLKPDLIGSAFAVSTFLLVYFAAVGFFVIYLTTTFQNSDGTFLTTAQANGIQQWMWAFNCGALVVVGFVSDRLRVRKPFMAVGALGTIATIAVWISWAHAPHTSYYELVTLVSLMAVFLGIAYGPWMASYTETVEDHNPALQATGLAVWGWIIRAVVAVSTLIVPIVVTSVTTIVNNSPYAAQAPRALAIEKQYGPVIAVAQKNSALLSELSKYPSSAIPPALLSQAINQIGLQNLLTIQKIAPDLQFLSQVGPHLQALQSSVAKSPSQWQHWWWVDLGGAVLFIPFIFVMRGRWSPKKARQDEQEHERLVSEEMAKMGLLPGAGPA comes from the coding sequence ATGACGACAGCTCCAATCACTATCGGTGATGTCCACGGAGGCTGGAGACGACTCTGGCACAGGGAGTTGGAGGCGTATCCCGGCACCTGGCCGAGAATCGGAAACCTGGCCATCGTGGTGGTCACCACCATCGTGCTCTACTACGAGGCATACGCGGGTGCTGGGGTCGGACCGCTGATCATCGGCGGCCTCCACATGTCCTTCACCTTCTACCTGTATATATCCGTCGTCTCCGCTGCGTTCGGCGCCTTCACGTCGCTCATAGGCGGGCTTTCCGACCGGATCGGCCGGGCCAACATCATCGTGGCCGGTTCGGTCGTCGTCGCCCTGATCGTCCTCGTCGGCGTGCCAAACGTGACGACCAAGTGGTCGTACGCAGTGCTCCTCGTGGCGGTCGGATTCGTCGAGGGCATCATCCTCGTCGCCACACCCGCGCTGGTACGAGACTTCAGCCCACAGGTGGGGCGAGCGCAGGCGATGGGATTCTGGACGTTGGGGCCGGTAGCCGGCAGCCTGATCGTCGCCATCGTGGCCACCAACACCCTTCCGCACCTGCACACCTGGCAGAGCCAGTTCAGAATCGCCGGGTGGGTGGGCCTCGGCTTCTCGTTTATCGCCCTGCTGTTCTTGAGGGAGCTCTCCCCCGTGATCCGCGATCAACTCATGGTCACCGCCCGCGACAAGGTACTGGTCGAGGCGCGAGCCCGAGGAATGACCGACGAGGACATAGCGCAGGCTCTGTCCCACCCGTGGCGGCAGATGCTGAAGCCGGACCTCATCGGGTCGGCGTTCGCGGTCAGCACCTTCCTGCTCGTCTACTTCGCCGCCGTCGGCTTCTTCGTCATATATCTCACGACCACGTTCCAGAATTCCGACGGAACGTTCTTGACCACCGCCCAGGCCAACGGGATACAGCAGTGGATGTGGGCGTTCAACTGCGGCGCGCTGGTGGTGGTCGGCTTCGTGTCCGACCGCCTGCGGGTCCGCAAGCCGTTCATGGCTGTCGGGGCGCTCGGGACGATCGCGACCATTGCGGTATGGATCTCGTGGGCCCATGCCCCGCACACCAGCTACTACGAGCTCGTGACCCTCGTCAGCCTCATGGCGGTGTTCCTCGGCATCGCGTACGGCCCGTGGATGGCGTCGTACACGGAGACGGTCGAGGACCACAACCCGGCGCTGCAGGCCACGGGACTGGCGGTGTGGGGCTGGATAATCCGGGCGGTGGTGGCAGTGTCCACCCTGATCGTGCCCATCGTCGTCACCTCCGTGACCACGATCGTGAACAACAGCCCCTACGCGGCGCAGGCACCCAGAGCGCTCGCCATCGAGAAGCAGTACGGGCCCGTCATCGCCGTCGCCCAGAAGAACTCCGCCCTGCTGTCCGAACTCTCCAAGTACCCGTCCAGCGCCATCCCTCCTGCGCTGCTCTCGCAAGCGATCAACCAGATCGGCCTCCAGAACCTACTGACCATCCAGAAGATCGCCCCTGACCTCCAGTTCCTGAGCCAGGTCGGACCCCACCTGCAAGCGTTGCAGTCCTCGGTGGCCAAGTCGCCCAGCCAGTGGCAGCACTGGTGGTGGGTGGACCTCGGTGGCGCCGTCCTGTTCATCCCGTTCATATTCGTGATGCGGGGCCGCTGGAGCCCGAAGAAGGCGAGGCAGGACGAGCAGGAGCATGAGCGCCTGGTGTCGGAGGAGATGGCGAAGATGGGTCTTCTCCCCGGCGCCGGGCCGGCATGA
- a CDS encoding vitamin B12-dependent ribonucleotide reductase, translating into MAIAPERMGIGIHRSFTAAGQDPYDTVVWERRDARIANFATGAVAFEQLGVEVPSTWSFNATNILAQKYFRGTLGEPDREWSLKQVVDRVVDTITAWGRKDGYFVDDSEVDTFSDELKYLIIHQKAAFNSPVWFNIGVKGVPQQGSACFILAVEDSMDSILNWYTEEGIIFKGGSGAGVNLSKIRSSKEGLRGGGTASGPVSFMRGADASAGTIKSGGKTRRAAKMVILDVAHPDIQDFIWCKAIEERKARALRDAGFDMDLDGKDSHSIQYQNANNSVRVTDEFMQAVLDDEDWQLRAIATGEVLETVRARDLFRQIAKAAWECADPGMQFDTTINRWHTAPNTARINASNPCSEYMHIDNSACNLASLNLLTFLEADGTFDVEGFRSATEVVFTAQEIIVGNADYPTEKIAENSRRFRQLGIGYANLGALLMAQGLPYDSDTGRAWAAAITALLTGHSYATSARTAARMGPFAGYQENRDPMIGVLKMHRDAAAHIDEELVPPELLSAAQESWDTAVDIAEQYGVRNSQASVLAPTGCLVPGTLVATDRGLVRLGSLGDPEGAQWQDLDAMVATDQGPQQATRFYVNGLDSVVTVDTSRGFRIQGTPQHRIKVVDRESGEWVWKRFGELSGGDLVPLALNQLVGDPQHVPLPPLSDAYWTGEHHARAPREMNADLAELVGYFMGDGSLHSRGLRFCVTAGDQDVIDRLRELAKTCFGLEAQVTAKKGYVEVRIDSVRVTMWWEACGFAKRPNPNGQAKGHHAHIPNAVLHANDLAVYRAFLRGLFEADGDNSAGSPNLKNTSLQMLRDCQTLLLALGYPTTLAVRERTDSWGKAPIGHLRLLNLSYNERWIREIGFIGARKNAGVFISSGTQAGRGDHIPLSREVIDRLAPVNDRLRKVLLLEHARGTVSRTVATELLERTGDPELVHLLGFFYDRVETAELTGEEFTYDISVPANVTYVANGFVSHNTIGLLMDCDTTGIEPDLGLVKMKKLVGGGTMSIVNQTVPRALTRLGYSDDQIGDIVAYIDEHKSIFGAPHISAEHMPVFACSMGDNTIHYRGHVRMMGAVQPFISGAISKTVNMPEEATVEDVEQLHIEAWQLGLKAVAIYRDNCKVAQPLATAKKTVTDPDASSAEVHDAELALKVAELEKALARQTVVVKQPIRERLPRRRKSSTFKFRVADCEGYVTVGEYDDGRPGEVFIKVSKQGSTLAGIMDAFSVAISISLQHGVPLETFVRKYTNMRFEPAGMTDDPDLRIAQSLVDYIFRRLAVDYLTLEERAQLGVLTTAERTQQTLPGIEETVTQNTPLDAGPQIEEPEAPTASAVVAESDAPYCFQCGVQMQRAGSCHACPSCGTTSGCS; encoded by the coding sequence ATGGCTATCGCCCCCGAGCGCATGGGCATCGGAATCCACCGCAGCTTCACCGCTGCCGGTCAGGATCCCTACGACACCGTCGTCTGGGAGCGGCGCGACGCCCGCATCGCGAATTTTGCGACGGGAGCTGTCGCATTCGAGCAGTTGGGTGTGGAGGTCCCGTCCACCTGGAGCTTCAACGCGACCAACATCCTCGCCCAGAAGTACTTCCGGGGCACGCTCGGGGAGCCCGATCGCGAGTGGTCGCTGAAGCAGGTCGTGGACCGTGTCGTCGACACGATCACCGCGTGGGGCCGCAAGGACGGCTACTTCGTCGACGACTCGGAGGTGGACACGTTCTCCGACGAGCTCAAATACCTGATCATCCACCAGAAGGCGGCATTCAACTCGCCGGTGTGGTTCAACATCGGCGTCAAGGGCGTGCCGCAACAAGGCTCCGCGTGTTTCATCCTGGCCGTCGAGGACTCGATGGACTCGATCCTCAACTGGTACACCGAGGAGGGGATCATCTTCAAGGGGGGATCCGGTGCCGGCGTCAACCTGTCCAAGATCCGTTCCTCCAAGGAAGGCCTGAGGGGAGGCGGCACGGCCTCGGGCCCGGTCAGCTTCATGCGCGGTGCTGATGCCTCTGCCGGCACCATCAAGTCGGGTGGCAAGACCCGCCGTGCGGCGAAGATGGTCATTCTCGATGTCGCCCACCCCGACATCCAGGACTTCATCTGGTGCAAGGCCATCGAGGAGCGCAAGGCGAGAGCTCTGCGTGACGCGGGCTTCGACATGGACCTCGACGGCAAGGACAGCCACTCGATCCAGTACCAGAACGCCAACAACTCGGTCCGGGTGACTGACGAATTCATGCAAGCGGTTCTCGACGACGAGGACTGGCAGCTGCGGGCCATCGCCACAGGCGAGGTCCTCGAAACGGTCCGCGCTCGGGATCTCTTCCGCCAGATCGCGAAGGCTGCGTGGGAGTGCGCCGACCCGGGGATGCAGTTCGACACCACCATCAACCGGTGGCACACCGCCCCCAACACGGCACGGATCAACGCAAGTAATCCCTGCTCGGAGTACATGCACATCGATAATTCCGCCTGCAACCTGGCGAGCCTCAACCTGCTGACCTTCCTCGAGGCGGACGGAACCTTCGACGTAGAGGGATTTCGCTCCGCTACGGAGGTCGTGTTCACGGCTCAGGAGATCATCGTCGGCAACGCCGACTACCCGACCGAGAAGATCGCCGAGAACTCAAGGCGATTCCGCCAGCTCGGCATCGGCTACGCCAACCTCGGCGCCCTGCTGATGGCGCAGGGGCTTCCGTACGACTCGGACACTGGCCGGGCGTGGGCTGCGGCGATCACGGCACTCTTGACGGGCCACTCGTACGCGACGTCAGCCCGCACCGCTGCCCGGATGGGGCCGTTCGCGGGCTACCAGGAGAACCGGGACCCGATGATCGGCGTGCTGAAGATGCACCGAGACGCGGCAGCCCATATCGACGAGGAACTGGTCCCGCCGGAGCTTCTGTCGGCTGCCCAGGAGTCCTGGGACACCGCGGTCGATATCGCGGAGCAGTACGGGGTCCGCAACTCCCAGGCGAGCGTTCTGGCGCCGACCGGTTGCCTGGTGCCGGGGACTCTCGTTGCGACCGACCGGGGTCTGGTGCGGCTCGGCTCCCTGGGTGACCCGGAGGGCGCGCAGTGGCAGGACCTCGACGCCATGGTCGCCACCGACCAAGGGCCGCAGCAGGCGACCCGCTTCTACGTCAACGGCCTCGATTCGGTCGTAACAGTCGATACCAGCCGCGGCTTCAGGATCCAGGGAACCCCGCAGCACCGGATCAAGGTCGTCGACCGCGAGTCCGGAGAATGGGTCTGGAAGAGGTTCGGTGAGCTGTCGGGTGGCGACCTGGTTCCCCTGGCCCTCAACCAGCTGGTCGGTGATCCCCAGCACGTGCCACTTCCTCCCTTATCGGACGCCTACTGGACTGGCGAGCACCATGCCAGGGCGCCGCGAGAGATGAACGCCGACCTGGCCGAGCTGGTCGGGTACTTCATGGGCGACGGGTCGCTGCACAGCCGCGGGCTTCGGTTCTGTGTGACGGCGGGTGACCAAGACGTCATCGATCGGCTTCGTGAGCTGGCCAAGACATGCTTCGGTCTCGAAGCGCAGGTGACAGCCAAAAAGGGCTACGTGGAGGTCCGCATTGACTCCGTCAGGGTCACCATGTGGTGGGAGGCGTGCGGCTTTGCCAAGCGCCCGAACCCCAATGGACAAGCAAAGGGCCACCATGCGCATATTCCCAATGCTGTCCTACACGCCAACGACCTCGCTGTCTACAGAGCGTTTCTCCGTGGACTGTTCGAGGCAGACGGTGACAACAGCGCGGGCTCCCCGAACCTCAAGAACACGTCCCTGCAGATGCTCAGGGACTGCCAGACCCTGCTGCTAGCGCTCGGCTATCCCACGACACTTGCCGTCAGGGAGCGGACCGACAGCTGGGGCAAGGCCCCGATCGGCCACCTGCGGCTGCTCAACCTTTCGTACAACGAGCGCTGGATCCGTGAGATCGGTTTCATAGGCGCACGCAAGAACGCGGGGGTGTTCATCTCATCGGGCACCCAGGCAGGCAGGGGTGACCATATTCCCCTGAGCCGTGAGGTGATCGACCGGCTCGCACCGGTCAACGACCGCCTGAGGAAGGTTCTGCTCCTGGAGCACGCACGAGGGACGGTCAGCCGGACAGTGGCGACAGAGCTGCTCGAGAGGACCGGGGATCCGGAGCTCGTCCACCTTCTGGGCTTCTTCTACGACCGGGTCGAGACAGCCGAACTGACCGGCGAGGAGTTCACCTACGACATCTCCGTTCCGGCGAACGTGACTTATGTCGCCAACGGGTTCGTGAGCCACAACACGATCGGCCTGCTCATGGACTGTGACACCACCGGCATTGAACCCGACCTCGGGCTCGTCAAGATGAAGAAGCTCGTTGGTGGCGGCACCATGTCGATCGTCAACCAGACCGTCCCCCGGGCGCTGACCCGTCTCGGCTACAGCGACGACCAGATCGGCGACATCGTCGCATACATCGACGAGCACAAGTCGATCTTCGGAGCACCACACATCTCCGCGGAGCACATGCCGGTGTTCGCCTGTTCGATGGGAGACAACACCATCCACTACCGCGGTCATGTCCGGATGATGGGGGCCGTCCAGCCGTTCATCTCCGGGGCGATCTCGAAGACCGTCAACATGCCTGAGGAAGCGACGGTCGAGGACGTGGAGCAGCTGCACATCGAGGCGTGGCAGCTAGGTCTCAAGGCCGTTGCCATATACCGCGACAACTGCAAGGTGGCGCAGCCATTGGCGACGGCCAAGAAGACGGTTACGGACCCGGATGCGTCGTCGGCCGAGGTTCACGACGCCGAGCTGGCGCTCAAGGTAGCCGAACTGGAGAAGGCGCTTGCTCGACAGACCGTCGTCGTCAAGCAGCCGATCCGGGAACGCCTGCCTCGGAGGCGCAAGTCGAGCACATTCAAGTTCCGGGTGGCCGACTGCGAGGGTTACGTGACCGTCGGCGAGTACGACGACGGGCGCCCGGGCGAGGTGTTCATCAAGGTGTCGAAGCAGGGGTCGACGCTCGCCGGCATCATGGACGCGTTCTCGGTGGCGATCTCGATCTCCCTCCAGCACGGGGTGCCCTTGGAGACGTTCGTCCGCAAGTACACCAACATGCGCTTCGAGCCGGCCGGCATGACCGACGACCCGGACCTGCGGATCGCACAATCGCTCGTGGACTACATCTTCCGCCGGCTCGCCGTGGACTATCTGACTCTCGAGGAGAGGGCACAGCTGGGTGTGTTGACGACTGCCGAACGCACCCAGCAGACGCTCCCCGGCATCGAGGAGACCGTGACTCAGAACACGCCTCTGGATGCCGGTCCGCAGATCGAGGAGCCGGAGGCGCCGACCGCATCGGCCGTGGTCGCCGAGTCCGACGCCCCTTACTGCTTCCAGTGCGGGGTGCAGATGCAGCGGGCGGGCAGCTGCCACGCCTGCCCGTCATGCGGGACCACAAGCGGCTGTTCGTAG